The Anaerolineae bacterium genome contains a region encoding:
- the tsaD gene encoding tRNA (adenosine(37)-N6)-threonylcarbamoyltransferase complex transferase subunit TsaD: protein MTLILGIETSCDETGAAVVENGRRIRSNVVATQIDLHRQYGGVFPEIASRQHMITITPVIEQALKDAGVGYDDLDAIAVTYGPGLAGSLLVGVNTAKAIAFARGLPLVGINHLEGHIYANWLIPPDWPHPEPPPEPEFPLLALIVSGGHTELVLMHGHGQYQLLGRTLDDAAGEAFDKVARLLGLGFPGGPAIERAARLGDPASFHLPRAWLGNSYDFSFSGLKTAVLRIVRSFEEKAQAGAHAPRTRLITSQSQPVVPHIPVNNLAASFQEAVVDVLVEKTRRAAEEFEVKMVLMGGGVAANTRLREEMIRRLSVPVRVPPVKLCTDNGAVIGAVGYYRFIAGERAGWDLDVVASLTLPLINP from the coding sequence CATTGAGACCTCCTGCGACGAGACCGGCGCCGCCGTCGTCGAAAACGGCCGGCGCATCCGCTCCAACGTGGTCGCCACCCAAATTGACTTGCACCGACAGTACGGCGGCGTCTTCCCCGAGATCGCCTCGCGCCAGCATATGATTACCATCACCCCGGTCATCGAGCAGGCGCTGAAAGATGCCGGCGTCGGCTATGACGACCTGGATGCCATCGCCGTGACCTACGGCCCTGGGCTGGCCGGCTCCCTGCTGGTGGGCGTGAATACCGCCAAGGCGATCGCCTTCGCCCGGGGCCTTCCGCTGGTGGGCATCAACCACCTGGAAGGGCATATCTACGCCAACTGGCTCATCCCACCCGATTGGCCGCACCCGGAGCCGCCGCCCGAACCGGAGTTTCCCCTGCTGGCCCTCATCGTCTCCGGCGGGCACACCGAGCTGGTGCTGATGCACGGGCACGGCCAGTATCAGCTCCTTGGCCGCACGCTGGACGATGCCGCCGGCGAGGCCTTTGACAAGGTCGCGCGCCTGCTGGGGTTGGGCTTCCCCGGCGGGCCGGCCATCGAGCGCGCCGCCCGTCTGGGCGACCCCGCGTCCTTCCATCTGCCGCGTGCCTGGCTGGGGAATTCCTACGATTTCAGCTTCAGCGGGCTGAAGACCGCTGTCCTGCGCATCGTGCGCTCCTTTGAGGAGAAGGCGCAGGCCGGCGCCCATGCCCCCCGCACCCGCCTGATCACTTCCCAATCCCAGCCGGTGGTGCCCCACATCCCGGTCAACAACCTGGCCGCCAGCTTTCAGGAGGCGGTGGTGGACGTGCTGGTCGAAAAGACGCGCCGCGCCGCCGAAGAATTCGAGGTGAAGATGGTGCTCATGGGCGGCGGTGTGGCGGCCAATACCCGCCTGCGGGAGGAGATGATCCGCCGGCTGTCCGTGCCGGTGCGGGTTCCACCGGTCAAGCTCTGCACGGACAACGGCGCGGTGATCGGCGCGGTGGGCTATTACCGCTTCATCGCTGGCGAGCGCG